Proteins from one Thalassophryne amazonica chromosome 20, fThaAma1.1, whole genome shotgun sequence genomic window:
- the myclb gene encoding LOW QUALITY PROTEIN: protein L-Myc-1b (The sequence of the model RefSeq protein was modified relative to this genomic sequence to represent the inferred CDS: inserted 1 base in 1 codon) produces MPGLSVAAPRDENWDMDHFDCYQHYFYDDHDPDEDFFKSTAPSEDIWKKFELVPTPPLSPIRTVEGSSRNGHLYPSLGDRLEREGQDEDQQDLPCKLTTTNDSLGNLSSIIIQDCMWSGFSVGQKRDRVVGERFSSCSGTGTAAKIPAGSSVVSPGRAHCVPADVLPLSALAADCVDPAAVLTLPKTVGCKKQVSSGSESQTDSSDDEDDKDEDESEIDVVTVDHKKRQHKPRRLVNARKPVTITVRADPHDPSMKRFHISIHQQQHNYAAPSPDTLTLTAEAPRKKVRQEAPTQAAQPQQLRPGHAHLNLHSRKSHVTIAAIRSDTPDVTASSPTSPVSPSFPPSSSRFQYAPQKPRSHLTSPQSSDCEDTDKRKAHNFLERKRRNDLRSRFLSLRDEIPDXAECPKTPKVAILTQATEYLQQLQANERMKAAEKKQLRARQLQLLQKLAHLKRC; encoded by the exons ATGCCAGGCCTGAGCGTCGCCGCGCCTCGTGATGAAAACTGGGACATGGATCACTTTGACTGCTACCAACATTACTTCTACGATGACCATGACCCCGATGAGGATTTCTTCAAGTCCACAGCACCCAGTGAGGACATCTGGAAGAAATTCGAGTTGGTGCCGACGCCCCCGTTGTCACCGATCCGAACAGTGGAAGGCTCGAGCAGGAACGGACACCTTTACCCGTCTCTGGGGGACAGGCTGGAGAGAGAGGGACAGGACGAGGACCAGCAGGACCTGCCCTGCAAACTGACCACAACCAATGATTCGTTAGGGAACCTGAGCTCCATCATCATCCAGGACTGCATGTGGAGCGGCTTCTCAGTCGGGCAGAAGCGGGATAGAGTTGTAGGGGAGCGGTTTTCTTCTTGTTCCGGGACGGGAACCGCGGCTAAAATCCCAGCCGGATCTAGCGTTGTGTCCCCGGGGAGagcgcactgtgttcctgcagaTGTTCTACCCCTCAGCGCCCTGGCAGCAGACTGTGTGGACCCAGCTGCCGTACTGACTTTACCCAAAACTGTTGGCTGCAAGAAACAAGTGTCCTCTGGTTCAGAGTCCCAAACAGACTCGTCAG ATGATGAAGATGACAAAGACGAGGATGAATCGGAGATCGACGTGGTGACGGTCGACCACAAGAAGCGGCAGCACAAACCTCGCCGACTAGTCAACGCCCGAAAGCCGGTGACCATAACTGTGCGAGCGGATCCCCACGACCCCAGCATGAAACGTTTCCACATCTCCATCCACCAACAGCAGCATAACTACGCCGCGCCCTCCCCGGACACCCTGACCCTGACAGCCGAGGCTCCCCGCAAGAAGGTTCGACAGGAGGCCCCCACCCAGGCAGCCCAGCCCCAGCAGCTGCGGCCTGgtcacgcccacctgaacttACACAGCAGGAAGTCTCATGTGACCATCGCTGCAATCAGGTCAGACACGCCTGACGTCACCGCCTCTTCTCCGACCTCTCCCGTGTCGCCTTCATTTCCGCCCTCCTCCTCCCGTTTCCAGTACGCTCCTCAGAAGCCCCGCTCTCACCTCACAAGCCCCCAGTCCTCCGACTGCGAGGACACCGACAAACGCAAAGCTCACAACTTCCTGGAGCGCAAGAGACGGAATGACCTGCGCTCGCGGTTCCTGTCTCTGCGAGACGAGATCCCGG TAGCGGAATGCCCCAAAACGCCAAAGGTGGCGATTCTCACCCAAGCCACAGAGTACCTGCAGCAGCTGCAGGCCAACGAGAGGATGAAGGCGGCGGAGAAGAAGCAGCTGAGAGCGAGACAGCTGCAGCTGCTGCAGAAGCTGGCGCACCTCAAAAGGTGCTGA